One window from the genome of Thalassospira xiamenensis M-5 = DSM 17429 encodes:
- a CDS encoding cytochrome ubiquinol oxidase subunit I, which translates to MFDPDILARVQFAFTISFHIIFPSFTIGLASYLFVLEALWLRTRDDTYLALYKFWLKIFALAFGMGVVSGIVMSYQFGTNWGPFSEFTGSVLGPLLAYEVLSAFFLEAGFLGIMLFGLNRVGPKLHFTATTMVAIGTLFSAFWILSANSWMQTPTGHIIENGRAVVQSWWDVIFNPSFPYRLVHMVLAAFLTTALVVGAVGAWHLLRDRENRAARIMFSMAMWMAAIVAPIQIVAGDMHGLNTLEHQPAKVAAMEGHFETQNGAPLILFGWPDMAAEETKYAVEIPKLGSMILTHDWEGRITGLKDFAPEDRPNATIVFWTFRIMVGLGILMALLGIVSLFARWRKSLYSCTWLHRFALIMGPSGFIAILAGWFTTEIGRQPWVVYGLMRTSEAGSPVAPTAIAGSLAAFVIVYAIVFGVGTAYIIRAMNKDPRFAHSPKGEVLRAGSRPISDPTIPTAGE; encoded by the coding sequence ATGTTTGATCCCGACATATTGGCCCGCGTGCAATTCGCGTTCACCATCTCGTTTCACATCATTTTTCCGTCCTTTACCATTGGACTGGCCAGTTATCTTTTCGTGCTCGAAGCGCTTTGGCTGCGCACACGCGATGATACCTATCTGGCGCTATATAAATTCTGGCTGAAAATCTTTGCGCTGGCCTTTGGCATGGGTGTCGTTTCGGGCATTGTCATGTCCTATCAGTTCGGCACGAACTGGGGACCTTTTTCCGAATTTACCGGCAGCGTGCTGGGCCCGCTTCTGGCCTACGAGGTACTCAGCGCCTTTTTCCTCGAGGCCGGGTTCCTTGGCATCATGCTGTTTGGCCTTAACCGTGTCGGGCCGAAGCTGCATTTCACCGCGACCACGATGGTTGCAATCGGCACATTATTTTCCGCCTTCTGGATTTTGTCGGCCAATAGCTGGATGCAGACACCCACCGGCCATATTATCGAAAATGGTCGGGCTGTTGTGCAAAGCTGGTGGGATGTGATCTTTAATCCAAGCTTCCCCTATCGACTTGTTCACATGGTTCTGGCGGCATTTCTGACCACCGCCCTTGTGGTTGGTGCGGTGGGGGCGTGGCATTTGTTGCGTGATCGGGAAAACCGCGCCGCACGGATCATGTTTTCCATGGCAATGTGGATGGCCGCCATCGTCGCCCCGATCCAGATCGTGGCCGGTGATATGCACGGGCTTAATACCCTTGAACATCAACCAGCCAAGGTCGCGGCGATGGAGGGCCATTTTGAAACGCAAAATGGCGCGCCGCTGATCCTGTTTGGCTGGCCCGACATGGCCGCCGAGGAAACGAAATACGCCGTTGAAATCCCGAAACTGGGATCAATGATCCTGACCCATGACTGGGAGGGCAGGATCACCGGATTAAAGGATTTTGCCCCCGAAGACCGCCCGAATGCGACCATCGTATTCTGGACATTCCGCATCATGGTCGGACTTGGCATTTTGATGGCGTTACTTGGTATCGTCAGCCTGTTCGCCCGGTGGCGCAAATCGCTTTATAGCTGCACGTGGCTGCATCGCTTTGCCCTGATCATGGGGCCAAGCGGCTTTATCGCCATTCTGGCCGGATGGTTCACCACCGAAATCGGGCGTCAGCCCTGGGTGGTTTACGGGTTGATGCGTACATCCGAAGCCGGATCGCCCGTCGCCCCGACCGCAATTGCCGGATCGCTTGCCGCATTCGTCATTGTCTATGCCATCGTGTTCGGGGTTGGCACCGCCTATATCATCCGCGCGATGAACAAGGACCCGCGTTTTGCTCATTCGCCGAAGGGCGAAGTCCTGCGCGCCGGAAGCCGCCCGATTTCTGATCCCACCATCCCGACGGCAGGAGAATGA
- the cydB gene encoding cytochrome d ubiquinol oxidase subunit II has protein sequence MIMDYQLIWVLLIAVAVFAYVTLDGFDLGIGILFPFIKDPAKRGKMMNTVAPVWDGNETWLVLGGGGLYAAFPLAYSLLMTAFYIPVFTMLLALVFRGVAFEFRFKSRDHQKHWDFAFSAGSIIAAAMQGAMLGAFIEGIAVENAKFVGGPFDWLSPFSVFCASAVVVGYALLGTGWLIMKMEGNFQGRLRALAKPAVIWMAANLGVVSLMTSYIHPAYAARWFDMPNLFFLAPIPIVTTGLLFWLWHAVKHREKTVFGITLGIFFLCYAGFGITLYPNIVPPMIDFRTAAAPDNSLSFMLVGASILIPIILAYTAYAYWVFRGKVGDEGYH, from the coding sequence ATGATCATGGATTATCAACTGATCTGGGTACTGCTGATTGCGGTTGCCGTTTTCGCCTATGTCACGCTTGATGGTTTTGATCTTGGCATTGGCATTCTGTTTCCGTTCATCAAGGACCCGGCCAAACGCGGCAAGATGATGAATACGGTTGCCCCTGTGTGGGATGGCAATGAAACCTGGCTGGTTCTGGGCGGTGGCGGGCTTTATGCCGCCTTCCCGCTGGCCTATTCATTGCTGATGACCGCGTTTTATATCCCGGTTTTCACCATGTTGCTGGCATTGGTGTTTCGCGGGGTAGCGTTCGAATTCCGGTTCAAAAGCCGCGATCATCAAAAACACTGGGACTTTGCCTTTTCCGCCGGGTCGATCATTGCGGCCGCGATGCAGGGTGCAATGCTGGGTGCGTTTATCGAAGGCATTGCCGTTGAAAATGCCAAATTCGTTGGCGGCCCGTTTGACTGGCTAAGCCCGTTTTCGGTGTTCTGCGCGTCTGCCGTCGTGGTTGGCTATGCCCTGCTTGGCACCGGCTGGCTGATCATGAAGATGGAAGGCAATTTTCAGGGGCGTTTGCGCGCCCTTGCCAAACCTGCGGTGATCTGGATGGCTGCCAATCTTGGCGTGGTGTCATTGATGACAAGCTATATCCACCCCGCTTATGCCGCGCGCTGGTTTGATATGCCAAACCTGTTTTTCCTGGCCCCGATCCCGATTGTCACGACCGGTCTGCTTTTCTGGCTTTGGCATGCGGTCAAGCACCGGGAAAAGACGGTATTTGGCATTACACTTGGTATTTTCTTCCTGTGCTATGCCGGGTTTGGCATCACGCTTTATCCCAATATCGTCCCACCGATGATTGATTTCAGAACGGCCGCCGCCCCCGACAACAGCCTGTCCTTCATGCTGGTCGGTGCTTCCATTCTGATCCCGATCATTCTGGCCTATACCGCCTATGCCTATTGGGTATTCCGGGGCAAGGTCGGGGATGAAGGATATCACTGA
- a CDS encoding LysR substrate-binding domain-containing protein, whose product MMTLEQLAIFVAVAEREHLTKAADAIGLTPSAVSSAIKNLEGFYGVALFHRVGRRIELSETGRLFLNEAKATLARARAAELTLAELGGLQRGELNVYASQTIASYWLPPFLMQFHDQYPGIAINLTIGNTKTVADAVRGGAADIGFIEGEVDEPALAMREVAEDALVVVVGPKHPWADGRPLSAQDLTTQSSWVLREAGSGTRSEFENAVHQSGIDPQKLKIALTLPANEAVITAVETGISATAVSSFAVSSLIAQGRLFRAAFHIRPRKFMMLRHKERRQTQSSLALEKLCLSGT is encoded by the coding sequence ATGATGACGCTTGAACAGCTTGCCATCTTTGTTGCCGTGGCCGAACGCGAACATCTCACAAAGGCCGCCGATGCGATTGGCCTCACCCCCTCGGCAGTCAGTTCGGCAATCAAGAACCTCGAAGGGTTTTATGGCGTTGCGCTGTTCCACCGGGTCGGACGACGGATCGAGCTTAGCGAAACCGGGCGGCTGTTTTTAAACGAGGCCAAGGCGACCCTGGCGCGCGCACGCGCCGCCGAACTGACACTGGCCGAACTTGGCGGATTACAGCGCGGCGAGCTTAACGTTTATGCCAGCCAGACAATCGCCAGTTACTGGCTGCCACCGTTTTTGATGCAGTTTCATGATCAGTATCCCGGCATTGCCATCAATCTGACGATTGGCAATACAAAAACCGTGGCCGATGCCGTCCGTGGTGGTGCCGCCGATATCGGCTTTATTGAGGGCGAAGTTGATGAACCGGCACTTGCCATGCGCGAAGTCGCCGAAGATGCATTGGTGGTGGTGGTCGGCCCCAAACATCCCTGGGCCGATGGCAGGCCCTTAAGCGCGCAGGACCTGACAACTCAAAGCAGTTGGGTCCTTCGCGAAGCCGGATCTGGCACACGTTCCGAGTTTGAGAATGCGGTACACCAGTCGGGCATTGATCCGCAAAAACTCAAAATCGCCCTGACATTACCGGCGAACGAGGCGGTGATTACCGCGGTTGAAACCGGCATCAGCGCAACCGCCGTTTCAAGCTTCGCCGTCAGTTCCCTGATCGCGCAGGGGCGGCTTTTCCGTGCAGCATTTCACATCCGCCCACGCAAATTCATGATGCTGCGCCACAAGGAACGCCGCCAGACGCAAAGTTCGCTGGCGTTGGAAAAGCTTTGCCTGTCCGGCACATAA
- the adh gene encoding aldehyde dehydrogenase, with protein sequence MIYKNPGDAGSVVAFKSRYDNYIGGEWTAPTKGQYFENISPVNGKPFCEIARSSSEDIEKALDAAHGAAEAWGKTSVTERANILNKIADRMEQNLEMLAVAETWDNGKAVRETLAADIPLAIDHFRYFAGAIRAQEGSLGEIDDNTVAYHFHEPLGVVGQIIPWNFPILMAVWKLAPALAAGNCVILKPAEQTPASICVLLELVGDLLPAGVLNVVQGFGVEAGKPLAQSNRIAKVAFTGETTTGRLIMQYASENIIPVTLELGGKSPNIFFDDVMAQDDDFRQKAAEGMTMFALNQGEVCTCPSRALIQENIYDKFMDSVLSRVANIKQGNPLDSETMIGAQASTEQMEKILSYLDIGKQEGAEVLCGGGRAELGGDLSTGFYVQPTIFKGHNRMRIFQEEIFGPVVSATTFKDEAEALKIANDTLYGLGAGVWTRDGTRAYRFGRNIKAGRVWTNCYHLYPAHAAFGGYKQSGIGRENHKMMLNHYQQTKNLLVSYDPKPMGFF encoded by the coding sequence ATGATTTACAAGAATCCGGGCGACGCGGGCAGCGTCGTTGCATTCAAATCCCGTTATGACAACTATATCGGCGGCGAATGGACCGCGCCCACCAAGGGGCAGTATTTCGAAAATATCTCGCCGGTGAATGGCAAGCCATTCTGCGAAATCGCACGATCCAGTTCGGAAGATATCGAAAAGGCACTTGATGCCGCCCACGGCGCAGCCGAAGCGTGGGGCAAAACATCGGTGACCGAACGGGCCAATATCCTCAATAAAATCGCCGACCGCATGGAACAGAACCTTGAAATGCTGGCGGTTGCCGAAACATGGGATAACGGCAAGGCGGTGCGTGAAACGCTCGCCGCAGACATTCCGCTGGCGATTGATCATTTCAGGTATTTTGCCGGTGCGATCCGCGCCCAGGAAGGATCGCTTGGCGAGATTGACGACAATACCGTCGCCTATCACTTCCACGAACCGCTTGGCGTTGTCGGACAGATCATTCCGTGGAACTTCCCGATCCTGATGGCAGTCTGGAAACTGGCCCCGGCGCTGGCGGCGGGCAACTGCGTTATCCTGAAACCGGCCGAACAGACCCCGGCATCGATTTGCGTACTTCTGGAACTGGTTGGTGATCTTCTTCCGGCCGGTGTGCTGAACGTTGTACAGGGCTTCGGGGTTGAAGCAGGCAAGCCATTGGCACAAAGCAACCGGATCGCCAAGGTCGCCTTTACCGGTGAAACCACCACCGGCCGCCTGATCATGCAATATGCCAGCGAAAACATCATTCCGGTCACCCTCGAACTGGGCGGCAAATCGCCCAACATCTTCTTTGATGATGTGATGGCACAGGATGATGATTTCCGTCAGAAAGCCGCCGAAGGCATGACCATGTTCGCGCTGAACCAGGGCGAGGTCTGCACCTGCCCATCGCGTGCGCTTATTCAGGAAAACATCTATGACAAGTTCATGGATAGCGTCCTGTCACGCGTGGCCAATATCAAGCAGGGCAACCCGCTGGATAGTGAAACCATGATCGGCGCGCAGGCATCGACCGAACAGATGGAAAAAATCCTGTCCTACCTTGATATCGGCAAGCAGGAAGGTGCCGAAGTCCTTTGCGGCGGCGGCAGGGCGGAACTGGGCGGCGATCTTTCGACCGGGTTCTATGTCCAGCCGACCATCTTCAAGGGGCATAACCGGATGCGGATTTTCCAAGAGGAAATCTTTGGCCCGGTGGTTTCAGCAACAACCTTCAAGGACGAGGCAGAGGCGCTTAAAATCGCCAACGATACGCTTTACGGTCTTGGTGCCGGTGTCTGGACCCGCGATGGCACGCGCGCCTATCGGTTTGGCCGCAATATCAAGGCCGGTCGCGTCTGGACCAATTGCTATCACCTCTATCCGGCGCATGCGGCCTTTGGCGGGTACAAGCAATCGGGTATCGGGCGTGAAAACCACAAGATGATGCTCAACCATTATCAGCAGACCAAGAACCTGCTGGTTTCCTATGATCCGAAACCGATGGGATTCTTCTGA
- a CDS encoding DUF779 domain-containing protein has translation MTTDQIPARVTATDAATALIRKLKDIHGPLMFHQSGGCCDGSAPMCFPDGEFKTGDQDVLLGEIEGSPFYIGRAQFEYWRHTQLIIDVVDGRGGMFSLEGPEGKRFLTRSRIFTDDEWNALKYAEQGNEQSKTEART, from the coding sequence ATGACAACAGATCAAATTCCGGCACGGGTCACGGCCACCGACGCGGCCACCGCCCTGATCCGGAAGCTCAAGGACATTCACGGCCCCCTGATGTTTCATCAATCCGGCGGGTGTTGCGATGGCAGTGCGCCAATGTGCTTTCCGGATGGGGAATTCAAAACCGGCGATCAGGATGTGTTACTGGGCGAAATTGAAGGCAGCCCGTTTTATATCGGACGCGCCCAATTCGAATATTGGCGTCACACACAGCTGATCATTGACGTCGTGGATGGACGCGGGGGCATGTTTTCGCTTGAGGGACCCGAAGGCAAACGCTTTCTAACCCGATCACGCATCTTCACCGATGACGAATGGAATGCACTGAAATACGCCGAACAAGGAAACGAGCAATCTAAAACAGAAGCAAGAACGTAA
- a CDS encoding (R)-mandelonitrile lyase codes for MNILRNASKPSAKGSPDYFTGAVRIDSPFQTADPARVGGAIVTFEPGARTAWHTHPLGQTVIITSGLGWAQREGGPREEIRPGDIVWFEPGEKHWHGATDKTAMTHIAIAESVNGSAVDWLEKVADSDYLGQ; via the coding sequence ATGAACATCCTGCGCAACGCATCAAAACCATCGGCCAAAGGATCGCCGGATTACTTCACGGGTGCGGTCAGGATCGATAGCCCGTTTCAGACCGCCGATCCCGCCCGTGTCGGCGGGGCCATTGTGACGTTTGAACCGGGCGCGCGCACCGCATGGCATACCCATCCGCTGGGCCAGACCGTGATCATCACAAGTGGCCTTGGCTGGGCGCAGCGCGAAGGCGGACCGCGCGAGGAAATCCGCCCCGGCGATATCGTCTGGTTCGAACCGGGTGAAAAGCACTGGCACGGAGCTACCGACAAAACCGCGATGACCCATATCGCGATTGCGGAATCCGTCAACGGATCGGCGGTCGACTGGCTGGAAAAAGTGGCGGATAGCGATTATCTGGGCCAATGA
- a CDS encoding YeiH family protein: MFFKAHLKSLLPGLFLTTAIALIAKLVEQAERSLLGHGWIESLVFAILLGVVVRSVFGLAKPFHDGVRFCGKTVLEIAIVLLGASISAQALGQAGFGLIAAIVLVVCTSLFLSFHIGRLLGLSKHLAMLVACGNSICGNSAIAATAPVISAKSDDVAASIAFTAVLGVLFVFALPLVHAGLGLSAAQYGIFSGLTVYAVPQVLAATAPAGPLAVQVGTLVKLIRVLMLGPVIFALALMGGRKREVRLPVTQMVPWFIVGFVAMMAARSFGLIPEIALEPMRTISSFLTILAMAALGLSVDIRSVMHVGGRVIAAALLSLLVLCALGLMVLVILA, translated from the coding sequence ATGTTTTTTAAAGCCCACCTCAAATCCCTTTTGCCCGGTCTGTTCCTGACCACGGCGATTGCCCTGATCGCCAAACTGGTTGAGCAGGCGGAGCGTAGCCTTTTGGGGCATGGCTGGATCGAAAGTCTGGTTTTTGCCATCCTGCTTGGTGTGGTGGTGCGATCCGTGTTTGGCCTTGCCAAGCCGTTTCATGATGGTGTGCGGTTTTGTGGGAAGACCGTGCTTGAAATCGCGATTGTTTTGCTGGGCGCGTCAATCAGTGCGCAGGCCTTGGGGCAGGCGGGCTTTGGCCTGATTGCGGCCATTGTTCTGGTGGTTTGCACCAGTCTGTTTTTAAGCTTCCATATCGGGCGGTTACTTGGACTGTCGAAGCATTTAGCGATGCTGGTGGCCTGCGGCAATTCGATCTGTGGCAATTCGGCGATTGCCGCCACCGCCCCGGTGATTTCGGCAAAATCCGATGATGTTGCGGCCTCCATCGCCTTTACCGCTGTTCTGGGGGTTCTGTTTGTTTTTGCCCTGCCGCTGGTGCATGCCGGGCTGGGCCTGAGTGCCGCGCAATATGGTATTTTTTCCGGCTTGACGGTTTATGCAGTCCCGCAGGTTCTGGCCGCGACGGCCCCGGCGGGCCCCCTGGCGGTGCAGGTCGGAACGCTGGTAAAACTGATCCGCGTTCTGATGCTTGGCCCGGTGATCTTTGCGCTTGCCCTTATGGGGGGGCGCAAACGCGAGGTTCGCCTGCCTGTGACCCAGATGGTGCCGTGGTTCATTGTCGGGTTCGTTGCGATGATGGCAGCCCGTTCATTTGGCCTGATCCCCGAAATCGCGCTGGAGCCGATGCGCACAATTTCATCCTTCCTGACCATCCTTGCCATGGCAGCATTGGGGTTAAGTGTCGATATCCGAAGCGTCATGCATGTCGGCGGGCGGGTGATTGCCGCAGCCCTTCTGTCGCTTCTGGTGCTGTGTGCACTAGGGCTTATGGTGCTGGTGATTTTGGCCTGA
- a CDS encoding DUF2474 family protein, giving the protein MTAFSPKPKTRRVLWFIGLYAGGILVIGAVSLLLRSLITGIS; this is encoded by the coding sequence ATGACGGCATTTTCACCCAAACCCAAAACCCGGCGTGTGCTTTGGTTTATCGGGCTTTATGCCGGGGGCATCCTTGTGATCGGGGCTGTGTCGCTTTTGCTGCGCAGCCTGATCACCGGAATTTCATGA